Proteins encoded together in one Microcaecilia unicolor chromosome 3, aMicUni1.1, whole genome shotgun sequence window:
- the LOC115464989 gene encoding gastrula zinc finger protein XlCGF46.1-like, whose translation MDHPESEMSGHTHPSVTNDGFRNGSERMTVCDKQQKEKWNHNGSSRDSTDATPDCEKGIGSIIPSSVKAIAQKRERLDRPKRNCSCCPKLVQCGRLKSEKDFKSADIWESCTTNSNSIDHHRSRLRTDIHDCQGILKTKSSECDKCVESKAYSNSDKSVSQKRSLQKHKIAHTRHKPFKCSQCDKCFTRKSNLTQHEKIIHTGEKLFQCSQCEKCFRSRNDLKCHKTTHTGDKPFKCSECDKYFRRKTKLKYHKWTHTGEKPFNCSECDKCFRSKYRLKCHKTAHTGDKPFKCSECDKYFSSKDGLNQHERIHTGEKSFKCSGCDKCFSRKDHLEVHQLTHSGEKPFKCSECNRCFKSMRELKCHKMTHTGDKPFKCSECEKCFRRKVELGLHRMTHSGEKPFKCSECNKCFKSKSELNCHKMMHTGEKPFKCSECNNFFRSKTELKYHRWTHTGEKPFKCSECDKCFRSRNGLKRHKSTHTGKKPFKCSECDKYFSSKVGLKQHERIHTGEKLFKR comes from the exons ATGGATCATCCTGAATCAGAGATGTCTGGACACACTCACCCTTCTGTAACAA ATGATGGATTTAGGAACGGTAGTGAAAGAATGACAGTTTGTGATAAGCAGCAGAAAGAGAAATGGAACCACAACGGCTCCTCCAGAGACAGCACAGATGCCACACCTGACTGTGAGAAAGGTATCGGTAGCATAATACCAAGCAGTGTGAAAGCAATAGCCCAGAAAAGAGAAAGATTAGACAGACCAAAGAGAAACTGCAGCTGTTGCCCAAAACTTGTACAATGTGGAAGACTGAAAAGTGAGAAAGATTTTAAAAGTGCTGATATCTGGGAGAGCTGTACCACCAACTCAAATTCTATTGATCACCACAGAAGCAGGCTAAGGACTGACATTCATGATTGTCAAGGTATACTGAAAACTAaaagttctgaatgtgataaatgtgtcGAAAGCAAAGCCTATTCTAATAGTGATAAAAGTGTCAGTCAAAAAAGGAGCTTGCAAAAGCATAAAATAGCTCACACAAgacacaaaccatttaaatgttcacaaTGTGATAAGTGCTTCACAAGGAAGAGTAATCTGACACAGCATGAAAAGAttattcatacaggagagaaactatTTCAATGCTCACAATGTGAAAAATGTTTCAGAAGCAGGAATGATCTAAAATGTCACAAAACAACTCATACAGGAgataaaccatttaaatgttcagaatgtgataaatatttCAGACGCAAGACAAAGTTGAAATATCATAAAtggactcatacaggagagaaaccatttaattgttcagaatgtgataaatgtttcagaagcaaGTATCGTCTAAAATGTCACAAAACAGCTCATACAGGAgataaaccatttaaatgttcagaatgtgataaatatttTAGCAGCAAGGATGGACTGAATCAACAcgaaaggattcatacaggagaaaaatcatttaaatgttcaggatgtgataaatgttttagcAGGAAAGACCACCTCGAAGTTCATCAATTGACCCattcaggagagaaaccatttaaatgttcagaatgtaatAGATGTTTCAAAAGCATGCGTGAGTTGAAATGTCACAAAATGACGCATACAGGAgataaaccatttaaatgttcagaatgtgaaaaatgttttaGAAGGAAAGTTGAACTCGGTCTTCATCGAATGACCCattcaggagagaaaccatttaaatgttcagaatgtaataaatgtttcaaaagcaaGAGTGAGTTGAACTGTCACAAAATGatgcatacaggagagaaaccatttaaatgttcagaatgtaatAATTTTTTCAGAAGCAAGACTGAGTTGAAATATCATAGAtggactcatacaggagagaaaccatttaaatgttcagaatgtgataaatgtttcagaagcaGGAATGGTCTAAAACGTCACAAATCAACTCATACAGgaaagaaaccatttaaatgttcagaatgtgataaatatttTAGCAGCAAAGTTGGGCTGAAACAACAcgaaaggattcatacaggagaaaaactgtttaaaagatga